A part of Terriglobus roseus genomic DNA contains:
- a CDS encoding DEAD/DEAH box helicase produces the protein MAAAVTPVSAIHASLAWAHPVVRYWFVQKFGSPTEPQVEGWPSILRGDDTLISAPTGSGKTLTAFLVAINRLVTEALEGSLPAYTQVVYVSPLKALGNDVQKNLDEPLREILALALEEGYLCPRIRTGVRTGDTLPKERLAMLKEPPHILVTTPESLYLLLTAGKSRENLRHVHTVIVDEIHAMVDDKRGAHLSLTLERLDALVTGENRLAPGGMLMGLAKRPQRIGLSATQNPIELVADYLTGIAADRTRATIVQVGQRRTLDLGIEIPSSELTSVRDNKMWIEVVDRMAELCTQHRSTLVFANTRSMVERLCCALGERLGQDNVAAHHGSLSRALRLDAEQRLKAGEIQCLVATASLELGIDIGAVDLVLQLNSTRDIAVAMQRVGRAGHWRGAIPKGRFFATTRDDLLEQAALIRAMRNGQLDRLEIPPQPLDVLMQQMVAMCGAEPWEEDAMYRVITRAYPYRLLTRDEFDELVTLLHTGIENSRGRYGAYLLRDGVAGILHPRRGARMTAIGNGGAIPDTSIFSVVLMPEGVQIATLGEHFAVDSGPGDVVQLGNASWRILTVEKEGRVLVEDAHGAPPSVPFWEGEAPQRTDVLSDFVSGLREEISCRTEGVHHEMVTRDDVRVDAALAWLMEECSLCESAALQLIQYIANGRAVLGCVPTKNTIIAERFFDEGGGMQLILHAPFGGRINRAWGLALRKRFCRGFNYELQAAATDNGINICLAEQHSFPLADVFHFLTEVTAKELLEQASLASPIFKTRWRWAANRSLQLLRFQKGRKVPPQVQRTRGEDLLASVFPQAAACFETIVGDIEIPDHPLVREVMQDVLQEAMDLAGLQEVLRDMDSGKIRCIAVDTPVPSVFSHELLNANQNAFLDEADLGERRARAVSLRGSIPDSVLGEAGRLDPAAIRQTRCEIWPDLRDEHELHDLLFSAIVLPIALFTEQSPLAVCADEEMQSHRIHSSRHWPLFFDRLQQRGRASLVRFGTQDCWVATERLPHAQLLQFISQGASVPVASEQSEDAITISESLRLLTQGFLQLLGPTTATHLAEMFELQPRAIAQQLVAIEVQGLALRGIFEGNSSAENDQHVEWCERRILQRIHRLTLGALRKQIEAVTPAVYLRWLTRWQHLQPQTQLSGEEGVLEALVQLEGFEAPAIEWERNLLPQRVKDYDGKWLDALCLSGAVGWGRISPHPAWAAGDGAAPRRVIPTNMAPITFYLRESADWLPAALAQKSIDETKLQQALSPEALSVRNALRERGASFASDLQRFCVLSKQQTQSALWELATAGIASADGFDQLRIMMDPKRKPMAAEPVTNAARRATRSTAGRWSLFIEDEHRQLTVTERAREEETSLVAAARMLLARYGVVFRDILTRESNAPRWRDLQRMLRRMEARGEVRGGRFVQGFHGEQFALPEAVESLRATRDLQHEEVLTLAASDPVNLIGIVVPGERTSAVAGRKAHLRNGLACDSEGNSIDAVATPQGIRRNPSPKLETPRAETVQPQDSLFA, from the coding sequence ATGGCTGCTGCCGTCACCCCCGTCTCGGCAATCCATGCGTCGCTGGCATGGGCGCACCCCGTCGTGCGGTATTGGTTCGTGCAGAAGTTCGGTTCGCCTACTGAACCCCAGGTAGAGGGCTGGCCCTCGATTCTTCGTGGCGACGATACTCTTATTTCCGCACCCACCGGCAGTGGCAAGACGCTCACAGCGTTCCTCGTCGCCATCAACCGGCTTGTCACTGAAGCGCTGGAAGGATCGCTGCCCGCTTACACGCAGGTGGTGTATGTCTCGCCGCTGAAGGCATTGGGCAACGATGTTCAGAAGAACCTCGATGAGCCTTTGCGCGAGATACTCGCACTCGCATTGGAAGAGGGCTATCTCTGCCCGCGTATCCGCACCGGTGTGCGCACTGGCGATACGCTGCCCAAAGAGCGTCTCGCGATGTTGAAAGAGCCGCCGCATATTCTTGTCACCACGCCGGAGTCGCTGTACCTGCTGTTGACCGCGGGAAAGTCACGTGAGAATCTTCGCCATGTTCACACCGTCATTGTGGATGAGATCCATGCCATGGTGGACGACAAGCGAGGCGCGCATCTTTCACTCACGCTGGAACGCCTGGATGCACTGGTAACGGGCGAGAACAGACTTGCTCCTGGTGGCATGTTGATGGGCCTGGCGAAACGTCCGCAGCGCATAGGGCTTTCCGCAACACAGAATCCGATTGAGCTGGTTGCGGATTACCTTACTGGCATTGCAGCAGACCGCACACGCGCCACCATTGTGCAAGTGGGGCAGCGACGTACGCTCGATCTTGGTATTGAAATTCCATCGTCTGAACTGACAAGTGTTCGAGATAACAAGATGTGGATTGAGGTTGTGGACCGCATGGCGGAGCTGTGCACGCAACATCGTTCCACACTGGTCTTTGCGAACACTCGCAGCATGGTGGAACGTCTGTGCTGTGCGTTGGGCGAACGGTTGGGACAAGACAATGTCGCCGCGCATCACGGTTCGCTCTCACGCGCACTTCGACTCGATGCAGAACAGCGATTGAAAGCTGGTGAGATTCAGTGCCTGGTTGCAACAGCTTCCTTGGAACTGGGTATTGATATTGGCGCGGTTGATCTTGTTCTGCAACTCAACAGCACGCGCGATATCGCAGTCGCCATGCAGCGAGTAGGTCGTGCGGGTCATTGGCGCGGGGCTATTCCTAAAGGACGATTCTTCGCCACGACACGTGACGATCTTTTGGAGCAGGCTGCGCTCATTCGCGCTATGCGCAACGGCCAGCTTGACCGGCTTGAGATTCCGCCGCAACCGCTTGATGTGTTGATGCAGCAGATGGTGGCGATGTGTGGTGCGGAGCCGTGGGAAGAAGATGCGATGTACCGCGTCATCACACGTGCGTACCCGTATCGTCTTCTAACGCGTGATGAGTTTGATGAACTCGTTACCTTGCTGCATACCGGCATTGAGAATTCGCGTGGACGCTATGGCGCTTATCTCTTGCGCGATGGTGTTGCGGGCATACTGCACCCACGCCGCGGCGCGCGCATGACCGCCATTGGCAATGGCGGAGCTATTCCGGATACGTCTATCTTCTCCGTCGTCCTGATGCCGGAAGGTGTGCAGATTGCCACGCTGGGAGAGCACTTTGCCGTGGATAGCGGGCCGGGCGATGTGGTGCAGCTTGGCAATGCGAGCTGGCGCATTCTCACGGTAGAAAAAGAAGGTCGCGTGCTGGTGGAAGATGCGCATGGCGCGCCGCCTTCCGTTCCTTTCTGGGAGGGCGAGGCGCCACAACGTACCGACGTTCTCAGCGACTTCGTCTCAGGGCTTCGTGAAGAGATCAGTTGTCGAACAGAAGGTGTGCATCATGAGATGGTCACGCGCGATGATGTGCGTGTGGATGCAGCGCTCGCATGGCTCATGGAAGAATGCAGCTTGTGTGAATCTGCTGCACTGCAACTAATTCAATACATTGCGAATGGTCGCGCTGTTCTTGGTTGTGTACCCACCAAGAACACGATCATTGCGGAGCGCTTCTTTGATGAAGGTGGCGGCATGCAGTTGATTCTGCATGCACCTTTTGGCGGACGCATCAATCGTGCATGGGGACTGGCGCTGCGCAAACGCTTCTGCCGCGGTTTCAACTACGAGCTGCAGGCGGCAGCGACGGACAACGGCATCAACATCTGTCTCGCAGAACAGCACAGCTTCCCATTGGCCGATGTATTCCATTTCCTCACGGAAGTCACAGCGAAGGAGTTGCTGGAACAGGCTTCTCTGGCATCACCTATTTTCAAGACGCGCTGGCGTTGGGCTGCGAATCGTTCTCTGCAACTGCTGCGCTTTCAAAAAGGCCGCAAGGTGCCGCCGCAGGTACAGCGCACGCGTGGTGAGGATTTGCTTGCAAGCGTGTTCCCACAGGCCGCAGCGTGCTTTGAAACGATTGTCGGTGATATCGAGATACCGGATCATCCACTTGTTCGTGAAGTGATGCAGGACGTGTTGCAGGAAGCGATGGACCTGGCGGGGCTGCAGGAAGTTCTGCGCGATATGGATAGCGGTAAGATCCGTTGCATTGCAGTCGATACGCCGGTGCCATCAGTCTTCTCGCATGAACTGCTTAATGCGAATCAGAATGCCTTTCTAGATGAAGCTGATCTGGGTGAGCGTCGTGCGCGTGCTGTGTCCCTGCGCGGTAGTATTCCGGATTCTGTGTTGGGTGAGGCAGGACGACTTGATCCTGCAGCCATTCGGCAGACACGTTGCGAGATATGGCCCGACCTGCGCGATGAACACGAACTGCATGATCTTCTCTTCAGCGCCATTGTTTTGCCGATAGCCCTCTTCACGGAGCAGAGCCCGCTGGCTGTATGTGCCGATGAAGAAATGCAGTCGCATCGCATCCACAGTAGTCGCCACTGGCCATTGTTCTTTGATCGACTGCAGCAGCGCGGACGTGCAAGTCTCGTTCGTTTTGGAACGCAGGATTGCTGGGTGGCAACGGAACGTTTGCCTCACGCACAACTTCTGCAATTCATCTCGCAAGGTGCGTCTGTGCCTGTGGCTTCCGAACAGAGTGAAGATGCTATAACCATCAGCGAATCCCTCCGTTTGTTGACGCAGGGATTTCTTCAACTCCTGGGGCCGACTACTGCTACACATCTCGCAGAGATGTTTGAATTGCAACCACGTGCCATCGCACAGCAGCTTGTCGCTATTGAAGTGCAGGGGCTGGCGCTGCGTGGCATCTTTGAGGGCAATAGTTCCGCAGAGAACGATCAACATGTGGAGTGGTGCGAGCGCCGCATCCTGCAACGCATTCATCGTCTGACGCTTGGCGCGCTACGCAAACAGATTGAAGCTGTTACGCCGGCTGTGTACCTACGTTGGCTTACTCGCTGGCAGCATCTGCAACCGCAGACACAGCTTAGTGGCGAAGAAGGTGTGCTGGAAGCGTTGGTGCAGTTGGAGGGATTTGAAGCGCCTGCCATTGAGTGGGAACGTAATTTACTGCCGCAGCGCGTGAAGGATTACGACGGCAAATGGCTGGATGCGTTGTGTCTCTCCGGTGCTGTGGGATGGGGACGCATCTCGCCACACCCGGCATGGGCTGCGGGTGATGGCGCTGCACCGCGCCGCGTGATTCCAACGAATATGGCGCCGATTACGTTTTATCTGCGTGAATCCGCGGATTGGCTGCCTGCGGCGCTTGCGCAGAAATCGATTGATGAAACAAAGCTGCAGCAGGCGTTGAGCCCTGAAGCGCTCTCGGTGCGAAATGCTTTGCGTGAACGCGGCGCGTCCTTTGCTAGTGATCTGCAACGTTTCTGCGTCCTCAGCAAACAGCAGACGCAAAGTGCGTTGTGGGAGCTTGCAACGGCGGGCATTGCCTCGGCAGATGGCTTCGATCAACTTCGCATCATGATGGACCCGAAGCGCAAACCGATGGCCGCCGAACCGGTGACAAACGCTGCGCGTCGAGCCACGCGTAGCACTGCAGGGCGATGGTCCCTCTTCATCGAAGATGAGCATCGTCAGCTCACCGTAACGGAGCGCGCACGCGAAGAAGAGACCTCACTCGTGGCCGCTGCGCGCATGTTGCTGGCACGTTATGGAGTGGTTTTCCGCGACATCCTCACGCGCGAGTCAAACGCGCCGCGCTGGCGTGATCTGCAGCGTATGTTGCGTCGTATGGAGGCACGTGGGGAAGTGCGTGGAGGCCGTTTTGTGCAGGGCTTCCATGGCGAGCAATTTGCTCTGCCAGAAGCGGTGGAGAGCTTGCGAGCCACCCGCGATCTGCAGCACGAAGAAGTACTCACTCTTGCTGCCAGCGATCCGGTGAATCTCATCGGAATCGTAGTGCCGGGTGAGCGCACCAGCGCGGTTGCGGGTCGGAAAGCGCATCTGCGTAACGGACTGGCGTGTGATTCTGAGGGGAATTCGATTGACGCAGTGGCGACGCCGCAGGGGATCCGAAGAAACCCGTCTCCAAAGCTGGAAACCCCTCGTGCAGAAACAGTCCAACCGCAGGACAGCTTGTTCGCATGA
- a CDS encoding KdsC family phosphatase produces MDAELKARAEKIKVIVFDVDGVLTDGTLWFIPTGKREDGFISSVEVKGFSAHDGLGMGIGRIAGLRFGAITKRTSDTVEVRLRDLKVEFIHQGSQQKMDAIRQIMQEGDVTLEEICYVGDDIIDLPPMRSVGLAIATWNAREPVKAVAHYVTTHAGGHGAGRDAIELVLEAKGVLAEAIEDYLREAGGARDIGHNVQ; encoded by the coding sequence ATGGATGCAGAACTGAAAGCACGCGCAGAAAAGATCAAAGTCATTGTGTTTGATGTGGATGGAGTACTTACAGACGGAACGCTGTGGTTCATTCCCACCGGCAAACGCGAGGATGGCTTTATCAGCAGCGTGGAAGTGAAAGGATTTTCAGCGCACGATGGCCTGGGTATGGGCATCGGTCGCATTGCGGGCTTGCGTTTTGGCGCCATTACCAAACGCACCAGCGACACCGTCGAAGTTCGTTTGCGCGATCTGAAAGTGGAGTTCATTCATCAGGGATCGCAGCAGAAAATGGACGCCATTCGCCAGATCATGCAGGAAGGCGACGTCACTCTCGAGGAGATCTGCTACGTCGGCGATGACATTATCGATCTGCCACCGATGCGCTCTGTGGGTCTGGCCATTGCTACGTGGAATGCTCGTGAGCCTGTGAAGGCCGTCGCACATTATGTAACGACACATGCCGGTGGCCACGGTGCAGGACGCGATGCGATCGAGCTTGTGCTGGAAGCTAAAGGCGTACTCGCCGAAGCAATTGAAGACTATCTACGTGAAGCTGGCGGCGCACGTGACATTGGCCACAACGTGCAATAG
- a CDS encoding FUSC family protein, with product MSESVRKLVARFDWHKSEPLHALLCMPGLALPLIVGIHYGYPGTAALMVGGAQCVGFGSYQQPLFTRSGAMLAASFGIALSALVGALCRDNTVALLLTTILWAVLYAFSNSISTATAWVGQQCCIFLVISAAAPNTPGTTHDLLYSALLRGAGVLAGGLLQFSILWIFRLWLPEAHTKFSRIDFDPTRFQRAFLKEQLSPGSGTFQFALRMAVTAAVAVWIYKAQTWTSAYWIAMTALLLPKPEFVQTMARGLLRAAGTLIGAALCTLIVVEFHPSGMWLAFYVLVFQAATYLLNTVNYGAFAVTLTGYICFVLAVARQPPREVLLHRVMATLIGTGVALSVHIAFRYGRRLLHIKPPKIHSLEGDTQV from the coding sequence GTGTCTGAATCTGTTCGCAAGTTAGTCGCCCGTTTTGACTGGCACAAGTCGGAGCCTCTGCATGCATTGCTTTGCATGCCGGGTCTGGCGCTGCCGTTGATTGTGGGCATTCACTACGGTTATCCAGGCACCGCTGCGTTGATGGTGGGCGGAGCGCAGTGTGTGGGCTTTGGGTCCTATCAGCAGCCGTTGTTTACGCGTTCGGGCGCGATGCTTGCAGCCTCGTTCGGCATTGCTCTCTCTGCCCTTGTCGGGGCACTGTGCCGTGACAACACTGTTGCGCTGTTGCTCACAACAATTCTGTGGGCCGTTCTGTATGCGTTTTCCAACAGCATTAGCACCGCGACTGCGTGGGTGGGGCAGCAATGTTGCATCTTCCTTGTTATTTCGGCTGCTGCTCCGAACACGCCGGGAACGACGCATGACCTGCTGTACTCCGCATTGCTGAGAGGCGCAGGCGTGCTTGCGGGTGGCTTGCTACAGTTTTCGATTTTGTGGATCTTCCGTCTGTGGCTGCCAGAGGCGCATACAAAATTCAGTCGCATTGATTTTGATCCGACACGATTCCAGAGAGCTTTTCTGAAGGAACAACTCTCACCCGGCAGTGGCACATTTCAGTTTGCGTTGCGCATGGCCGTAACGGCGGCAGTGGCCGTCTGGATCTATAAGGCGCAAACGTGGACAAGCGCTTACTGGATCGCCATGACCGCGCTGCTTCTTCCCAAGCCGGAGTTTGTACAGACCATGGCGCGAGGTCTACTGCGGGCCGCAGGCACTCTGATCGGCGCGGCGCTCTGCACGTTGATTGTGGTGGAATTTCATCCCAGCGGCATGTGGCTTGCGTTTTACGTTCTGGTCTTTCAGGCAGCCACGTATCTGCTGAACACCGTCAATTACGGTGCATTTGCTGTCACGTTGACTGGTTATATTTGTTTCGTTCTGGCGGTGGCGCGCCAGCCACCACGCGAGGTGCTACTGCATCGCGTGATGGCCACGCTCATCGGTACAGGTGTGGCCTTGAGTGTCCACATTGCATTTCGCTATGGACGCAGGCTGCTGCATATCAAGCCACCAAAGATTCATTCCCTAGAGGGAGATACGCAGGTCTAA
- a CDS encoding TonB-dependent receptor, with protein sequence MYRYQRTALLLAGLGLAQACVTATAQSSAGNLRLHVRDSSGAAISAKGTLYGPTAGHSQVVESASDGSLQVSDLAPGRYTLELSQTGFAERRSTFVVRSGATITQDIILTVGGVNTTVDVIASTPIGALNVPLKDVPVPVQTLSAQTLLDTNAIDLTDAMKRRLNGVYVNENQNNPFQPDVNYRGYTASPLVGSPAGLSVYMDGVRQNQPFGDVVQWDLIPKVAISSMELIPGSNPLYGLNTLGGAIAVQTKDGIANQGFVISGYGGSFGRRAVDAEYGGNKGAWNWFAAGTLYHEDGWRTLSPSSVRQGFAKLGYAQGGTLVSLSGGYAINNLTGNGTQDFRAINRTTGLNHGYNSVYSIPDVTYQHQPFLTLNVTQAISSSVTINANAYVRYTRQNTANGDINDDSFDQSLYTLSAGDKTALTKAGIPYPSTVQNASTVPFPYLRCIAQTLQKDEPYEKCTGVDTDTVTRQHAAGFSGVLNWNTTHNKLSVGAGFDRGGLTFQQTGQFGYLNTDGISITRVNAFLDGTYTDDDGTVIDNRVNLHGTTTTPSFFVTDTFSLNKWVLNVGGRYNHTSINNVDRLPPASYRGTLTAVNNFQRFNPTAGIVYKASSLLNGYFNYDESSRAPTSTELGCADPNFPCSLPNALVSDPPLKQVVSRTFEFGFRGNPDGRYRWSAGYFHTNNYDDLLFVAAQATGYGYFQNFGKTRRQGVEAAASAHLRKLDAGAEYTFLQATYQSSQTIEADSNSSNSNAKSGEKGVADGGLITIQPGNNIPQVPQHMFKLYSDYHPLLKLGISADFNLISSSYVRGNENNQHQADGVYYLGSGKSPGFGVVNLGSSYNITSHFQLFAQINNLLNRHYYTAGQLATTPYDANGNFVARPFAAYASGDYAVRNTTYLAPGAPIAVFGGLRVTLGKR encoded by the coding sequence ATGTACCGATATCAACGCACTGCTCTTCTGCTTGCCGGGCTAGGTTTGGCCCAGGCATGCGTCACGGCTACGGCACAATCGTCAGCCGGTAACCTGCGCCTTCACGTTCGCGACTCTTCGGGCGCGGCTATTTCTGCCAAAGGTACTCTTTACGGCCCTACCGCGGGCCATTCGCAGGTGGTGGAGTCGGCCTCAGACGGATCGCTTCAGGTAAGCGACCTGGCTCCTGGCCGTTACACGCTGGAACTCTCGCAGACAGGCTTTGCGGAGCGGCGTAGCACCTTCGTTGTGAGGTCGGGAGCGACCATTACACAAGACATCATTCTGACTGTGGGCGGTGTGAATACCACGGTGGATGTCATCGCATCCACGCCGATCGGTGCTTTGAATGTGCCGCTGAAAGATGTACCGGTGCCGGTGCAGACATTGTCCGCGCAGACGCTGCTCGATACGAATGCCATCGATCTTACGGATGCGATGAAGCGCCGTCTAAACGGCGTCTATGTCAACGAGAACCAGAACAACCCGTTCCAGCCCGATGTGAACTATCGCGGCTACACGGCGTCTCCTCTTGTCGGATCGCCCGCTGGTCTCTCGGTGTACATGGATGGCGTGCGCCAGAATCAGCCTTTCGGCGATGTGGTGCAGTGGGATCTGATTCCGAAGGTTGCCATCAGCTCCATGGAACTGATTCCCGGTTCGAATCCGTTGTACGGCCTGAACACGCTTGGCGGTGCGATCGCCGTGCAGACCAAAGACGGTATCGCGAATCAGGGCTTTGTCATTTCCGGTTATGGTGGTTCGTTCGGACGCCGTGCAGTGGACGCTGAGTATGGCGGCAACAAGGGAGCGTGGAACTGGTTCGCTGCCGGCACGCTGTATCACGAGGATGGATGGCGTACTCTTTCTCCGTCCAGTGTGCGTCAGGGCTTTGCCAAGCTGGGTTACGCGCAGGGCGGCACTCTGGTGTCACTGTCTGGCGGCTATGCCATTAACAATCTGACTGGCAATGGTACGCAGGATTTCCGTGCGATCAATCGCACCACTGGCCTGAATCACGGCTACAACAGCGTGTATTCCATCCCCGATGTCACCTATCAGCACCAGCCTTTCCTTACGCTGAACGTGACGCAGGCGATCTCCAGTTCCGTCACGATCAATGCGAATGCTTACGTTCGCTATACGCGCCAGAACACTGCGAACGGTGACATCAATGACGACAGCTTTGACCAGTCGCTGTATACGCTAAGCGCTGGTGACAAAACAGCGCTGACGAAAGCGGGTATTCCTTATCCCAGCACCGTGCAAAATGCTTCGACGGTTCCATTCCCTTATCTCCGTTGCATCGCGCAGACACTGCAAAAGGACGAACCGTACGAGAAGTGCACCGGCGTGGATACGGATACTGTTACCCGCCAGCATGCTGCTGGTTTCAGCGGCGTTTTGAACTGGAACACGACTCACAATAAGTTGTCCGTTGGTGCTGGATTTGATCGCGGCGGGCTGACCTTTCAGCAGACTGGACAGTTCGGTTATCTGAATACGGACGGCATCAGCATTACACGTGTAAACGCATTCCTCGATGGCACCTACACCGATGATGACGGCACCGTCATCGACAATCGCGTGAACCTGCACGGTACAACAACGACGCCGAGCTTCTTCGTGACCGATACCTTCAGTCTGAACAAGTGGGTGTTGAACGTTGGTGGGCGTTATAACCACACGAGCATCAACAATGTGGACCGCCTGCCACCTGCCAGCTATCGCGGCACGCTGACTGCGGTAAACAACTTCCAGCGTTTCAATCCGACTGCGGGCATTGTGTACAAAGCCAGCAGCCTGTTGAACGGATACTTCAACTACGACGAGAGCAGCCGCGCCCCAACATCCACAGAGCTTGGTTGCGCCGATCCGAATTTCCCCTGCTCGCTGCCGAATGCGTTGGTCAGCGATCCGCCGCTGAAGCAGGTGGTGAGCCGTACGTTTGAGTTCGGCTTCCGTGGTAACCCGGATGGACGCTATCGCTGGTCCGCTGGATACTTCCACACCAACAACTACGATGATCTGCTCTTCGTGGCAGCACAGGCCACTGGTTATGGATACTTCCAGAACTTTGGCAAGACGCGTCGTCAAGGTGTGGAGGCCGCCGCTTCAGCACATTTGCGCAAGCTTGATGCAGGTGCGGAATACACCTTCCTGCAAGCTACCTATCAGAGTTCGCAGACGATTGAAGCAGACAGCAACAGCAGCAACAGTAACGCTAAGAGTGGAGAGAAGGGCGTGGCCGATGGTGGGCTGATCACCATTCAGCCCGGAAACAACATTCCGCAGGTGCCGCAGCACATGTTCAAGCTCTACTCGGATTATCATCCGTTGCTGAAGCTGGGCATCAGTGCAGACTTTAACCTCATCAGCTCAAGCTATGTTCGCGGCAATGAGAACAACCAGCATCAGGCTGATGGCGTGTACTACCTGGGAAGTGGCAAGAGCCCTGGCTTTGGCGTTGTGAACCTGGGTTCCAGCTACAACATCACCTCGCACTTCCAGCTCTTCGCGCAAATCAACAACCTGCTGAACCGCCATTACTACACGGCTGGCCAGCTTGCCACCACGCCGTATGACGCGAATGGCAACTTCGTTGCGCGTCCATTCGCGGCGTATGCTTCGGGCGATTATGCCGTGCGTAACACGACCTACCTTGCACCGGGAGCGCCTATTGCCGTATTCGGCGGCTTGCGTGTAACCCTGGGCAAACGCTAG
- a CDS encoding RNA polymerase sigma factor has product MSFLSSSPEGFFNPSATLGSAEETTALQAEVLSLYDTLHSRLLRYSVSFGLSVPDGEDVLQEVFLALFRHLRAGRSRENLPGWVYRTTHNLSLKRRASVHAEQRVAVVEANAEMEVSDHQPGPEETVLFQERQQRLRAVVEALTETDRMCLLLRADGLRYREIASTLGISLGSVAASLARSFERLQRTEQR; this is encoded by the coding sequence ATGTCTTTCCTGTCCAGCAGCCCTGAAGGTTTTTTCAACCCCTCCGCAACGTTAGGTTCCGCGGAGGAAACGACTGCGCTGCAGGCAGAAGTGCTTTCCCTTTACGACACGCTGCACAGCCGATTGCTGCGCTATTCCGTTTCGTTTGGTTTGTCTGTCCCGGATGGTGAAGATGTTCTGCAGGAAGTCTTCCTTGCCCTGTTCCGCCATCTGCGTGCCGGACGTTCGCGCGAAAATCTTCCCGGATGGGTGTATCGCACCACACACAATCTGTCTCTAAAGCGACGCGCCAGCGTCCATGCAGAGCAGAGGGTCGCCGTGGTGGAAGCCAACGCCGAAATGGAAGTCAGCGATCATCAACCCGGCCCTGAAGAAACGGTTCTCTTCCAGGAACGGCAGCAGCGTCTTCGTGCCGTGGTGGAAGCGCTAACAGAGACTGACCGCATGTGCCTTCTGCTGCGCGCAGACGGTTTGCGTTATCGCGAAATCGCTTCCACGCTGGGTATCTCACTGGGCAGTGTGGCAGCATCTTTGGCGCGTTCGTTTGAACGGTTGCAGAGGACGGAACAGCGATGA
- a CDS encoding anti-sigma factor family protein, producing the protein MISPHISDETLLLMMDGELQESHAAEVAEHLEQCSACRQRRDAFTGLLAEVTVLEPQVAPPDTAREGLAQRIAITAEARRPAWLNPRLMMKVAAVLLLGVGALTYRHFYALPQNAMVSYEETGPEPNHNITPGAVRNAELSELCIMPDDNLDPVVTAEKQRAVFAAYGLDDRASRAYQVDYLINPQLGGNDEFQNLWPEPYHATVWNAQAKDALETRLHGMVCSGQMSLGEAQREIANDWIGAYKKTFHADRPVRVQAAIDSQSESSDVK; encoded by the coding sequence ATGATCTCCCCTCACATTTCGGACGAAACACTACTCCTGATGATGGATGGCGAACTGCAGGAAAGCCATGCAGCGGAGGTGGCCGAACATCTGGAACAGTGCTCCGCATGTCGTCAGCGTCGCGATGCCTTTACGGGGTTGCTCGCCGAAGTGACCGTGCTGGAACCACAGGTTGCCCCGCCAGATACCGCGCGGGAAGGCTTGGCACAACGTATCGCGATAACCGCAGAAGCACGCCGTCCCGCATGGCTGAACCCTCGGCTGATGATGAAGGTTGCCGCGGTTCTACTGCTTGGAGTAGGCGCGCTGACCTATCGGCACTTTTACGCACTGCCGCAAAATGCCATGGTGTCCTATGAGGAAACCGGTCCAGAGCCGAACCACAACATCACACCGGGTGCCGTTCGGAATGCAGAGTTGTCGGAGCTATGCATCATGCCGGACGACAATCTGGATCCCGTCGTCACAGCGGAGAAACAGCGAGCGGTCTTCGCGGCGTACGGACTGGATGATCGCGCCTCGCGTGCCTATCAGGTGGATTACCTCATCAATCCGCAGCTTGGCGGCAATGATGAGTTTCAGAACCTGTGGCCGGAGCCCTATCACGCCACGGTATGGAACGCTCAGGCCAAAGACGCGCTGGAGACCCGCCTGCACGGCATGGTATGCAGCGGCCAGATGAGCCTGGGCGAGGCTCAGCGAGAGATTGCAAACGACTGGATCGGCGCTTATAAGAAGACCTTCCACGCGGACCGTCCGGTTCGCGTACAAGCGGCCATCGACTCCCAGTCCGAATCCAGCGACGTGAAATAG
- a CDS encoding c-type cytochrome encodes MMRPTLTLSLLAATLTFAAGAHAQLSEAATHGKATFDAKCALCHNADSTDKKIGPGLKGLYARGTLADGTTKVTDATVTERIENGKVPMPPFKDQLKPEEIKELVEYLKTL; translated from the coding sequence ATGATGCGACCGACCCTGACCCTTTCGCTCCTTGCCGCCACGCTGACTTTTGCCGCAGGCGCCCACGCTCAGTTGAGCGAGGCCGCCACCCACGGCAAGGCCACCTTCGATGCGAAGTGTGCCCTGTGCCACAACGCTGACAGCACCGACAAGAAGATCGGACCGGGCCTGAAGGGCCTGTACGCACGCGGTACCCTGGCCGACGGCACCACCAAGGTGACGGATGCCACCGTGACGGAGCGCATTGAAAACGGCAAAGTCCCCATGCCGCCCTTCAAGGATCAATTGAAGCCGGAAGAGATCAAGGAACTGGTTGAATATCTGAAGACGCTGTAA